Genomic DNA from Pelosinus sp. UFO1:
ATATTGTCATAAATAAATTGGGCAGGGAAAACGCTATTGGCTAGTATACCGCCTACTTTTGCGGCTGCTAGAAACACATATTCTGGCCGCTCCGTTGCAAAAAAATGATTAACGGCTGTCTGGTCACGTAAATCCAATTCTTTGCTGGATCGAACTATCACATTTTCGCAGTCACACTCTCGCAATCTATGGATTATAGCAGAACCTACCAAGCCACTGTGCCCTGCTACATAAATTCTCGCTGTCCTATTCATACCTGCCTCCCATACGGTCACAAATCACCGCATATAAAATTTAGTCAAAATGGCTGTTAATAGGAAACCCATGCTCTTTACACAAACAATCACGTTCAACTATTTTTGTATCTTCATCAACCATCATCTTTACTAATTCATGGAAACAGACTTCCGGCTGCCAATTCAATTTATCTTTAGCCTTTGTTGCATCGCCCAGCAAAATATCAACTTCAGTTGGCCGAAAATAACGTGGATCAATACGCACCAATACTTTGCCGGTCATAGCATCCACGCCGTGTTCTTCAAGCCCCACTCCCCGCCACTCAATAGTAATATCGATATTCTTAAATGCTAGTTCTACAAATTCACGTACCGAATGGGTTTGACCTGTTGCGATTACGTAATCTTCCGGTTCTTGCTGCTGAAGCATAAGCCACATGGCCTTAACATAATCACCGGCAAAACCCCAGTCTCTTTTTGCATTCAAATTACCCAAGTATAATATATTACCTAATCCCAGTTTGATGCAGGCCACAGCCCTGGTTATTTTCCGAGTGACAAAAGTCTCTCCCCTTATCGGTGATTCATGGTTGAACAATATTCCGTTACAGGCAAACATTCCATAGGCTTCGCGGTAATTGACAGTAATCCAGTAGGCATATAACTTGGCTGCAGCATAAGGACTGCGAGGATAAAACGGTGTAGTTTCCCGCTGGGGAATTTCCTGAACTTTCCCATATAACTCACTGGTTGAGGCCTGATAGAACTTAACCTTCTTTTGCATACCCAATATACGTAAAGCTTCAAGTAACCTAAGGGTGCCAAGTCCATCCGCGTTAGCTGTATACTCAGGCGTATCGAAGGAAACCTGGACATGACTTTGCGCAGCCAGATTATAAATTTCATCCGGCTTAACTTCCTGAATAATTCGAATCAGATTGGTTGAATCTGTCAAATCACCATAGTGCAGGAAAAAATTAACATTTTGTTCATGACTATCTTGATACAGATGGTTTATTCTTGCTGTATTTAGAAGTGAGCTTTTTCGTTTTATGCCATGGACGATATAGCCCTTTTTAAGTAAAAAATCAGCCAAGTATGCCCCATCTTGACCTGTTATCCCAGTAATTAAAGCAATTTTATCCATACTAGTTTATCTTCCTTTCTCTGCCTTCGTCTATATAGTGCACTAAAAATTCGTCGGCAACTTCCCCGTCCCTAAAAATCCTTAGTCACTATGCTGCTGTTCACTTTCATACTATGCACTTTTCTACTGAAAGGTACATCCGTAAAAAAGACCCTGAAAGGTCTTTCCAAATCAGAACCTTCAGGATCTTCGTTACATTAAATGTCAATGATGCCGTTTTCTTCGTCTTAGCTTCTTTGCGTGTAATTGTGTAATAACTGCCAATTCCTCTTTTAGCGACAATATTTCGTGATTAACCATATTTCCCTGCTGCAACAATTGCTCTACTATCGTTTGAGGGCAAGTAGCCAGTTCTTCAGAACTGTACTCCTCTATTTGTTCATTTACCTGCTGCTGTTCTATTTGTTGATTTGCCTGTTCCTGCGCTTTGCGGAGAGCTGTCAACTCAACTTTGA
This window encodes:
- the gmd gene encoding GDP-mannose 4,6-dehydratase, with the protein product MDKIALITGITGQDGAYLADFLLKKGYIVHGIKRKSSLLNTARINHLYQDSHEQNVNFFLHYGDLTDSTNLIRIIQEVKPDEIYNLAAQSHVQVSFDTPEYTANADGLGTLRLLEALRILGMQKKVKFYQASTSELYGKVQEIPQRETTPFYPRSPYAAAKLYAYWITVNYREAYGMFACNGILFNHESPIRGETFVTRKITRAVACIKLGLGNILYLGNLNAKRDWGFAGDYVKAMWLMLQQQEPEDYVIATGQTHSVREFVELAFKNIDITIEWRGVGLEEHGVDAMTGKVLVRIDPRYFRPTEVDILLGDATKAKDKLNWQPEVCFHELVKMMVDEDTKIVERDCLCKEHGFPINSHFD